In the Micromonospora narathiwatensis genome, one interval contains:
- a CDS encoding PspC domain-containing protein, translating into MTEEAARPPQPGAPSDWPPPPPPTGPPPGASTAGSAPFGPPQPGYAPPPGGFTSRYGLVRPRDGRYLAGVCAAIGRATNTDPVLWRVVLAVLGFFGGIGILVYLTAWLIIPGEGDTASPVESMLGRGRSSMSPVTVIVLSIVVAVGFGYIVTNALRAVLLGAVILIGGALLLNRQPRNAAQRQPAPGPPPGPVPPTGWPAAGPTAPGAGPTWGTAGAATWAGPHPGSPAQPAWPTTPGSAAQPGWTGPPAWPTPGGSAQPAWSTPGTTEAAWAAGPPAQREAGAAPAGEPTAAETAAGQPWPAAESTTVPGGTSGTWGHDTPTWPGTPTTGGTPLGPPGSVPPPSPVGAPLPPGGYRPPFAPRGPYAGAYHPPTPPAPARPPRAPKRPKERSALGAITFSLIFLALGAVAVLDLLGVFPVGAAGYFAAALATIGLGLLVGTWFGRARWLIALGLVAATALGIATVAESYDRVRGIDGRVTWAPPDYQALAVRYKNNFGDAVLDLRAVDFAEKDTEITVEINFGKLSVVVPPKVDVTTVADVNAGDATVFGKRSSGLNGPKWESTDLGPDGRGGGTLRLLIHMNAGDLEVTR; encoded by the coding sequence GCGTCGACCGCCGGGTCCGCGCCGTTCGGCCCGCCGCAACCCGGGTACGCCCCGCCGCCCGGCGGCTTCACCTCCCGGTACGGGCTGGTCCGCCCGCGCGACGGCCGCTACCTGGCCGGCGTCTGCGCCGCCATCGGCCGGGCCACCAACACCGACCCGGTGCTGTGGCGGGTGGTCCTCGCCGTGCTGGGCTTCTTCGGGGGCATCGGCATCCTGGTCTACCTCACCGCCTGGCTGATCATCCCCGGCGAGGGGGACACCGCCTCGCCGGTGGAGTCGATGCTCGGCCGGGGCCGGTCGAGCATGTCCCCGGTCACCGTGATCGTGCTCAGCATCGTGGTCGCGGTCGGCTTCGGCTACATCGTCACCAACGCCCTCCGGGCGGTGCTGCTCGGCGCGGTGATCCTCATCGGTGGCGCGCTGCTGCTCAACCGCCAACCGCGCAACGCGGCGCAGCGGCAGCCCGCGCCCGGCCCGCCCCCGGGTCCGGTGCCGCCGACGGGCTGGCCGGCGGCCGGTCCCACCGCGCCCGGAGCCGGGCCGACGTGGGGCACGGCCGGAGCGGCGACCTGGGCCGGGCCCCACCCCGGCAGCCCCGCCCAACCGGCCTGGCCGACGACGCCGGGCAGCGCCGCCCAGCCGGGCTGGACCGGGCCACCGGCCTGGCCGACGCCGGGCGGCAGCGCCCAACCGGCGTGGTCGACGCCGGGCACCACCGAGGCGGCCTGGGCCGCCGGTCCGCCGGCCCAGCGCGAGGCCGGCGCCGCCCCGGCGGGTGAGCCGACGGCCGCGGAGACCGCCGCCGGGCAGCCCTGGCCGGCCGCGGAATCGACCACCGTCCCGGGTGGGACCAGCGGGACGTGGGGACACGACACGCCGACCTGGCCGGGCACGCCGACGACCGGGGGTACCCCGCTCGGGCCGCCCGGATCCGTGCCGCCCCCGTCGCCGGTGGGCGCGCCGCTGCCGCCCGGCGGGTACCGGCCGCCCTTCGCCCCGCGCGGGCCGTACGCCGGGGCGTACCACCCGCCGACGCCACCGGCCCCCGCACGGCCGCCACGGGCACCGAAGCGGCCGAAGGAGCGCTCGGCACTCGGCGCGATCACCTTCTCGCTGATCTTCCTGGCGCTGGGTGCGGTGGCCGTGCTCGACCTGCTCGGCGTCTTCCCGGTCGGTGCGGCCGGGTACTTCGCCGCGGCGCTGGCCACCATCGGGCTCGGCCTGCTGGTGGGTACCTGGTTCGGTCGGGCCCGCTGGCTGATCGCGCTCGGCCTGGTCGCCGCGACCGCGCTCGGCATCGCCACCGTGGCCGAGTCCTACGACCGGGTACGCGGGATCGACGGCCGCGTCACCTGGGCACCCCCCGACTACCAGGCCCTGGCCGTCCGCTACAAGAACAACTTCGGGGACGCGGTGCTCGACCTGCGGGCGGTGGACTTCGCCGAGAAGGACACGGAGATCACCGTGGAGATCAACTTCGGCAAACTGTCCGTGGTCGTACCGCCGAAGGTCGACGTCACCACGGTGGCCGATGTGAACGCCGGGGACGCCACCGTCTTCGGCAAGCGTTCCAGCGGCCTCAACGGCCCGAAGTGGGAGAGCACCGACCTCGGTCCGGACGGCCGGGGCGGGGGCACCCTGCGACTGCTCATCCACATGAACGCCGGAGACCTGGAGGTGACCCGGTGA